A part of Caretta caretta isolate rCarCar2 chromosome 1, rCarCar1.hap1, whole genome shotgun sequence genomic DNA contains:
- the DCLRE1C gene encoding protein artemis isoform X3, with protein sequence MKRLKEEIVVTLLPAGHCPGSVMFLFQGQNGTVLYTGDFRLAKGEAARMELLHSGTRVKDIQSVYLDTTFCDPRFYQIPSREECLNGILELVRSWITLSRHHVVWLNCKAAYGYEYLFTNLSEELGVKVHVNKLDMFNNMPEILYHVTTDRHTQIHACRHPRDDDYLRGNRLPCGMTSRNGTPLCIISVKPSTMWFGERTRKTNIVVRTGESSYRACFSFHSSYSEIKDFLGYICPVNVYPNVIPVGSTADEVVKILKPLCKSYSIKSEPKYKPLGTLKRSRTMDLTDTDEGSDDLFDTELTPVRHKIPKHQVETTLPETKASSENSEGNHSENMGSYKATTMPMCSQVHFIDCEESNGEDDDDEESEKNTVWAQVVAHNPDSTSILGNPNEEAHSDLTCALTSGQQESNADMPQWDVFFKRDIKTTDDSSENEDHPPSSIDAGRSQSPNLFSDSDSLSDSTHISSQNSSQSTHISEQGSQGVDSQADTVLITSQQAHGADFSFLNKGGSRVTVSVSHFMAMDNQTESHRWKPLDQNTPCPDNIDSDLKGKNQEMNAEAGAAETQNTLIEVNNEKLKTPNSELERDSESSSDFEIPSTPEAELPRPDKLHCLYKKLAAGETIY encoded by the exons GTTTTTGTTTCAAGGCCAAAATGGCACTGTACTTTATACTGGAGATTTCAGACTAGCAAAAGGAGAAGCAGCTAGAATGGAGCTCTTGCATTCGGGGACCAG AGTGAAAGACATTCAGAGTGTATATTTAGACACCACTTTCTGTGATCCCAGATTTTATCAGATACCAAGCCGA GAGGAATGTTTAAATGGGATATTAGAGTTAGTGCGAAGCTGGATCACTCTGAGTCGCCATCATGTTGTATGGCTAAATTGCAAAGCTGCCTATGGATATGAATATTTATTCACAAACCTCAGTGAAGAACTTGGAGTCAAG GTCCATGTGAACAAACTGGATATGTTCAATAACATGCCGGAAATCCTCTACCATGTTACCACGGATCGGCACACTCAGATTCATGCATGTCGACATCCACGG GATGATGACTATCTTCGAGGGAATAGGTTGCCTTGTGGAATGACTTCCCGAAATGGAACCCCTTTATGTATAATTAGTGTCAAACCTTCCACAATGTGGTTTGGAGAGAGGACAAGAAAAACCAATATAGTAGTAAG GACTGGGGAGAGTTCATACAGAGCTTGCTTCTCTTTTCACTCCTCTTACAGTGAG ATTAAGGATTTCTTGGGTTATATCTGCCCTGTGAATGTGTATCCCAACGTAATTCCAGTGGGTTCAACGGCAGATGAAGTTGTAAAAAT CTTAAAGCCACTATGCAAGTCATACAGTATAAAGAGCGAGCCCAAATATAAACCACTTGGAACTCTGAAGAGATCCAGAACAATGGATTTAACAGACACAG ATGAGGGCAGTGATGATCTCTTTGATACAGAATTGACTCCTGTAAGGCATAAGATTCCAAAACATCAAGTAGAGACAACGTTGCCTGAGACAAAAGCTTCATCTGAAAATTCTGAAGGAAACCATAGTGAGAACATGGGAAGTTACAAAGCAACCACTATGCCTATGTGTTCGCAGGTACACTTCATAGACTGTGAGGAATCAAAtggtgaagatgatgatgatgaagaatctgaaaaaaatacagtttgGGCTCAAGTTGTAGCCCACAATCCAGACTCCACTTCAATACTGGGAAATCCAAATGAAGAAGCCCATTCAGACTTGACCTGTGCATTGACTAGTGGCCAGCAGGAGTCTAATGCAGATATGCCACAGTGGGATGTTTTCTTTAAGCGAGATATTAAAACGACAGATGATAGCTCTGAAAATGAGGACCATCCCCCATCTTCCATAGATGCTGGTAGGTCCCAGTCACCAAACTTGTTCAGTGATTCAGATAGTTTAAGTGATTCTACCCATATCTCCTCACAAAATTCTTCTCAGTCAACCCACATATCGGAGCAGGGGAGCCAGGGCGTGGACAGCCAAGCAGACACAGTGCTTATCACCTCCCAACAGGCACATGGTGCGGATTTCAGCTTTTTGAACAAAGGTGGGAGCAGGGTAACAGTTTCTGTGTCACATTTCATGGCCATGGATAATCAAACTGAATCCCATAGGTGGAAGCCTTTGGACCAAAATACACCTTGCCCAGATAATATTGACTCTGATTTGAAAGGGAAAAACCAAGAGATGAATGCAGAAGCTGGTGCTGCTGAAACACAAAACACACTAATTGAAGTAAATAATGAGAAATTGAAGACTCCTAACTCAGAATTGGAAAGAGACTCTGAGAGCTCCTCTGACTTTGAAATCCCTTCAACCCCCGAAGCTGAGTTACCTAGACCAGATAAGCTGCATTGTCTGTACAAGAAACTAGCAGCAGGTGAAACGATATACTGA